A part of Macaca mulatta isolate MMU2019108-1 chromosome 12, T2T-MMU8v2.0, whole genome shotgun sequence genomic DNA contains:
- the SLC38A11 gene encoding putative sodium-coupled neutral amino acid transporter 11 isoform X8, producing MARAISLGPHIPKTEDAWVFAKPNAIQAVGVMSFAFICHHNSFLVYSSLEEPTVAKWSRLIHMSIVISVFICIFFATCGYLTFTGFTQGDLFENYCRNDDLVTFGRFCYGVTVILTYPMECFVTREVIANVFFGGNLSSVFHIVVTVMVITVATLVSLLIDCLGIVLELNGVLCATPLIFIIPSACYLKLSEEPRTHSDKIMSYVMLPIGAAVMVFGFVMAITNPQDCTHGQEMFYCFPDNFSLTNTSESHIQQTTQLSILNISIFQ from the exons ACCAAAAACAGAAGATGCTTGGGTATTTGCAAAGCCCAATGCCATTCAAGCGGTCGGGGTTATGTCTTTTG CATTTATTTGCCACCATAACTCCTTCTTAGTTTACAGTTCTTTAGAAGAACCCACAGTAGCTAAGTGGTCCCGCCTTATCCATATGTCCATCGTGATTTCTGTATTTATCTGTATATTCTTTGCTACATGTGGATACTTGACATTTACTGGCTTCACCCAAG GAGACTTATTTGAAAATTACTGCAGAAATGATGACCTGGTAACATTTGGAAGATTTTGTTATGGTGTCACTGTCATTTTGACATACCCTATGGAATGCTTTGTGACGAGAGAG GTAATTGCCAATGTGTTTTTTGGTGGGAATCTTTCGTCGGTTTTCCACATTGTTGTAACAGTGATGGTCATCACTGTAGCCACGCTTGTGTCATTGCTGATTGATTGCCTTGGGATAGTTTTAGAACTCAAT GGTGTGCTCTGTGCAACTCCCCTCATTTTTATCATTCCATCAGCCTGTTATCTGAAACTGTCTGAAGAACCAAGGACACACTCCGATAAGATTATGTCTTATGTCATGCTTCCCATTGGTGCTGCGGTGATGGTTTTTGGATTCGTCATGGCTATTACAAATCCTCAAGACTGCACCCACGGGCAGGAAATGTTCTACTGCTTTCCTGACAATTTCTCGCTCACAAATACCTCAGAGTCTCATATTCAGCAGACAACAcaactttctattttaaatattagtatCTTTCAATGA
- the SLC38A11 gene encoding putative sodium-coupled neutral amino acid transporter 11 isoform X9, protein MAFIILRPKTEDAWVFAKPNAIQAVGVMSFAFICHHNSFLVYSSLEEPTVAKWSRLIHMSIVISVFICIFFATCGYLTFTGFTQGDLFENYCRNDDLVTFGRFCYGVTVILTYPMECFVTREVIANVFFGGNLSSVFHIVVTVMVITVATLVSLLIDCLGIVLELNGVLCATPLIFIIPSACYLKLSEEPRTHSDKIMSYVMLPIGAAVMVFGFVMAITNPQDCTHGQEMFYCFPDNFSLTNTSESHIQQTTQLSILNISIFQ, encoded by the exons atggcttttattattttgag ACCAAAAACAGAAGATGCTTGGGTATTTGCAAAGCCCAATGCCATTCAAGCGGTCGGGGTTATGTCTTTTG CATTTATTTGCCACCATAACTCCTTCTTAGTTTACAGTTCTTTAGAAGAACCCACAGTAGCTAAGTGGTCCCGCCTTATCCATATGTCCATCGTGATTTCTGTATTTATCTGTATATTCTTTGCTACATGTGGATACTTGACATTTACTGGCTTCACCCAAG GAGACTTATTTGAAAATTACTGCAGAAATGATGACCTGGTAACATTTGGAAGATTTTGTTATGGTGTCACTGTCATTTTGACATACCCTATGGAATGCTTTGTGACGAGAGAG GTAATTGCCAATGTGTTTTTTGGTGGGAATCTTTCGTCGGTTTTCCACATTGTTGTAACAGTGATGGTCATCACTGTAGCCACGCTTGTGTCATTGCTGATTGATTGCCTTGGGATAGTTTTAGAACTCAAT GGTGTGCTCTGTGCAACTCCCCTCATTTTTATCATTCCATCAGCCTGTTATCTGAAACTGTCTGAAGAACCAAGGACACACTCCGATAAGATTATGTCTTATGTCATGCTTCCCATTGGTGCTGCGGTGATGGTTTTTGGATTCGTCATGGCTATTACAAATCCTCAAGACTGCACCCACGGGCAGGAAATGTTCTACTGCTTTCCTGACAATTTCTCGCTCACAAATACCTCAGAGTCTCATATTCAGCAGACAACAcaactttctattttaaatattagtatCTTTCAATGA